A genome region from Bemisia tabaci chromosome 3, PGI_BMITA_v3 includes the following:
- the LOC109030507 gene encoding DNA-directed primase/polymerase protein, translating into MSEFTVSVRNFYGDNNYKANIFDVKCDEHSIVCELPPNLTRILGPSNVWKIFKKQSELLEYLSFKARNLNLMPFVFQSINNERLFLAAHPLVFWYYDSHRKTNQRHSYEIIRENHPCKLYFDLEFCVNSNPAHNGDRMVSTFLKIVIFMIKVPCSFNDVLDLDSSTSSKFSHHLIFQLPNHVFQTNYHAGYFVEKVCHEILANIHGEDMKVDLKCECNVSKEELSELLVKDAKGNSVLFCDRSVYSKNRHFRLYKSSKLGKETPLEVSANNKFCVNNSVENISDEQIFLASLITYFPDEHFLSNCDIISFDLAGPTSSRPKNCSNYSSQASVKSVSAFPKVDKFVQDLVAPGKIWRVLSFDENKTLVYDIVANRFCQNIGRAHKSNNIMIVVDTGKCIYYQKCHDHDCKGFRSEEKQLPFEISFYLRPDSELVRSTEDDLQLLEDDAFLSEDCLQISQEPKVLSRVTENPQPSVQEPKCSETDSNKVDLSESKALCTGNGAEPKTNNSTSEGVLSCNKSSGSQFPDEEMEYAVCQILDIIEDESFANENSNF; encoded by the coding sequence ATGAGCGAGTTCACTGTGAGTGTAAGAAATTTTTATGGTGACAATAATTACAAGGCTAATATTTTCGACGTGAAGTGCGATGAACACTCAATTGTTTGTGAGCTACCTCCAAATTTAACAAGGATTCTAGGACCTTCAAACGtatggaaaatattcaagaaGCAGTCAGAACTTCTCGAGTACTTGTCATTTAAAGCTCGCAACTTGAACTTGATGCCATTTGTTTTCCAAAGTATTAACAATGAACGCTTATTCCTCGCTGCGCATCCCCTGGTGTTTTGGTACTATGACAGTCACCGTAAGACCAATCAAAGACACTCCTACGAAATCATCCGAGAAAATCACCCTTGTAAGTTGTACTTTGATTTAGAGTTCTGTGTCAACTCCAATCCTGCTCATAATGGAGACAGGATGGTCAGCACCTTTctgaaaattgtcatttttatgaTAAAGGTCCCATGCAGTTTTAACGATGTCCTGGATCTTGATTCAAGTACCAGCTCAAAATTTAGTCATCATTTAATATTTCAATTGCCTAACCATGTTTTTCAGACAAATTACCATGCGGGGTACTTTGTGGAAAAAGTTTGTCATGAAATATTAGCCAACATCCATGGCGAAGATATGAAAGTAGATCTTAAGTGTGAATGTAATGTTTCTAAAGAAGAGTTGTCAGAATTACTGGTTAAAGATGCAAAAGGGAACTCAGTTTTATTTTGTGATAGGTCTGTTTATTCCAAAAATCGCCATTTTCGCCTTTACAAATCTAGCAAACTGGGTAAAGAAACGCCTTTAGAGGTGAGTGCAAACAACAAGTTTTGTGTCAACAATTCTGTAGAAAATATATCTGATGAGCAAATATTTTTAGCATCTCTCATCACGTATTTTCCAGATGaacattttctctcaaattGTGATATTATTAGTTTTGACCTTGCCGGTCCGACTTCTTCTCGCCCAAAAAATTGTTCCAACTATTCCAGTCAGGCCAGTGTAAAATCAGTCTCTGCATTTCCAAAAGTTGACAAATTCGTTCAAGATTTGGTTGCACCCGGCAAAATATGGCGAGTcctttcatttgatgagaaCAAAACCCTTGTCTATGACATAGTCGCTAATAGATTTTGTCAAAATATTGGTCGTGCTCACAAAAGCAATAATATCATGATAGTTGTTGACACTGGTAAGTGTATTTACTACCAAAAGTGCCATGATCATGATTGCAAAGGGTTCCGGTCTGAGGAAAAACAACTACCTTTTGAGATTAGTTTCTATTTGCGTCCTGATAGTGAGCTAGTGAGGAGCACAGAGGATGATTTACAGTTGTTGGAGGATGACGCTTTTTTGTCTGAAGACTGCTTACAAATCAGTCAGGAGCCAAAAGTACTCTCAAGGGTCACTGAGAATCCTCAGCCAAGTGTGCAGGAACCTAAGTGCTCAGAAACAGATTCCAACAAAGTAGACCTCTCTGAGAGCAAAGCTCTCTGCACAGGAAATGGAGCGGAACCTAAAACAAACAATAGTACCTCTGAAGGTGTGCTTAGTTGCAATAAAAGTTCTGGGTCTCAATTTCCTGATGAGGAAATGGAGTATGcggtttgtcaaattttagacatTATTGAGGACGAATCATTTGCAAatgagaattcaaatttttag